The Nostoc sp. 'Peltigera membranacea cyanobiont' N6 genome contains the following window.
TTATGAACACGGCACAGGGTTCTTTAGAAGAATGTAGATATTATTTAATCCTAGCTAGAGATTTAAACTACGGTGATATGGCAAACGCAATTAACCAACTTGAAGAAGTTAGCAAATTACTAACAAGTTATGTTAATTCCATTCTGACTTCTGACTCCTGACTTCTGAATTCTGATTATGCAAATCAAGCTCTCTCATATAGGATATGCAGTGTCTGGGGTTGGCTTTTCTATGTTTATGGGTTATTTATCCGTTGCCAGCCCCGTTAGTCGATACATTTTTTGGTTTATCGGCATAATCTCTATCTGCTGTATATTTCTGGGGTTATTCAACTTTGGCGGTTTAGTCGTTAAAGGTTTTGGATTTAACCGCAAGACTTTCACCATTGGCTTAATGCCTGGAGTAATATTTCTGTTTATCTTTTTGACCTTAGTTGCAGCTGGTGTCGCTTTGGGGGTGAGGTAATGGGATTTGAATTACAACGTCTAACTGCCAGTGGGGTGATTCATGCAGAACGGACTATCTTATGTTCTTTAGGAGCGAGTGCAGTATTATGTCTGTCTGCTCCTTTTTTCTTAAACACTGATCGAATAACAACCGGGATGCTGCTTGGTGCTGGAACAGTGAGTGCTGGCTTATTTGGGGTATCCGCCCAAATCAGCGAAAGTAAGGAAAAAGTTTACCAGTCTTTGCTAGAAGCTGACCTGAAATCACTTAAACAGCATTTACAAGGTGAGGCTGTTTATGATTATGTCACTACTGCGATCGCTGCCAAACGCCGAGTTGCTGATTATGTGAATCGGCTACCAATGCAAGAGCGCCCCCGGTGGATTGCTGAATATCAGTTGCAAGGGTTGGTAATTCTTCCAGAACCACCAGCACAACAATCACCCTCACCGACTGGTATTCCCAATCCCGATATTGCTGACATTGATGAAGAGTCGGTACAGTCAGTGATTAATCCGGGTGCGATGAAAGTTCTCCAAGCGATCGCAGCTAATTATCCTGAATACATCAGAATTGATGGTGCTTGGATTGATGAACTGTGTGATGCTGCATCTAATCAAAATATGACCCTTCGCAGCAATCACCATTTTTACCTTTCTGGTGGAACACAATCTGGCAAATCAACTTTAGCAGGAGTGATTATCAACAAAATTGCTGCAAAATCTCAAACACCAGCAATTGTCATCGGCAGCGATCCAAAGGATGATGTCACCAGATGGTTGTGCAAGTTCAGCCGTAAGTTTGACGGCATGAAAGAACTAAAAAATTGGATTACCTTTGCCACAGACCAAATTGACAAGCAGAAAGCCAGAGTATCAATTGTTGGTGGTGAATGTCAGGGCGTTCCCGAATTATTTCTTGCTCAAGATGAGGTGGACTCTGTATTTGGTGGTGGCAAGGGACTTCCAGGAATAGTTGATGCTGATACTGCCAAAGATTTGCAGGGTTTTTGGAACTATATAATCAAATTCACTGCTGGACTTAAAGGACATGGGGTGTTTATGGGCCAGTCCCCGCTCTCTGGAGAAACCGGATTTAGTCGCCCGTCCTTAAAGAATGTCTGTTTTATTGCCACAGGGCAAACATCCTCTTATATTCTTGACCATCCCCAAGACTTTGTAAACGTTAAAAAAGAGATTTTGGAGATGTTACGCCAAGCTTGCGAACTACTAGATAAAGCTGGTGTACGTTATGCCTTAGTAATTCCCACTCGGTCTAATCCCTTCGTTGCCCTAATCCCGGAATTTGATATCAAAGGTCTGGAACAAAAACACGATTCTAAACCGAATGCTGACACTGTTAATAGTTCTAAAAATAATCAGCAATCCTCACAGCAGCAGGTTGACTGGTATCAAGAAATTAGAAAATGGGCAACAGAATTGGGAAGAAGACCACATTTTCAGGAAATTAAACAGAAGTGGCACGAATTAACGGGGCAAGAGTTAAACGAAAAGGGGGTGACTCTATTACTAGAAAATCTCGGCTACTCAAATAATTCGTAATTCGTAATTCGTAATTCGTAATTAAATCATGACAACTAATATTACTATCACGGACAGGACTAAATCTTTTGCAGTTAGAATTATTAAAGCTTGTTGCTTTTTGGATGAAGCTTCAAGTGCAACTCGCATTCTTTCTAAACAACTTTTACGTTCAGGAACTTCAATTGGAGCTAATGTTAGAGAAGCTCAATCAGCCCAATCTCCAAAAGATTTTATCAATAAATTGGAGATCGCTTTGAAAGAAGCCAGAGAAACCCAGTATTGGCTAGAACTTTTAATTGAATCTGAGCTAGTTGAAAAACAAAAATTTCAATTACTCCTTCAAGAAGCAAATGAAATTGGTAAAATCCTTGTTGCCTCCACCAAAAAACTTAAAGATAAATAATTACGAATTACGAATTACGAATTATTTTGTCATAGTTCAATCAACTGGATAAAAAGCCGTACTAACCCAGTTTGGGGCAATCGTAATACTGACGAATTCATTACAAGATTGAGGCTGGGATATCAATTACTTTATGGAGGTGTTGTTTGGTGATTAAGCTATTAATAAAGTATGCACCAGATTCAGTTGTTGATGCTGTGAATGATATTTCTTTAGCAGAACTGGACAAGCGAGGTTTAATAGTCTGGACAGACGCACCGCCACTAGAGCCAGAAGATGAAAACTCAGCATTTAATTTAGCTTCTCGTTTTACTGAAGTAACGCCTGATAATATATTAGAAATTTTCAAAACTATTGCTCAAATATACACTAGTTATGGCGACTGTTTAGCTCTCAAATACTTGATGGAACTTTCCGCAGAATACTTTGGTTTAATTGGAGTTGAATGAAATGTATAACGAATACGACAATTTGAGTTTTGAAGAACAATTACATCTGACCGAAGAGGAGATTAGACGGCGACACAATGAGCAGATGTTCTTGCGCCGAAATGCCCAATTGTTGCAGCAAGAGTTAAGCTTTGAGGCTGAATTATTAGAAGACAGTCCAGAGTTAGCCCAGACGATTCATTCTCTTAATATGCAGGAGATTCAAGCTCAACAGCAAGGATCATTTGGTGTTATGCAAGGGGATTCTACCCCTAAAGGGCAAAGTCTTTGGAGTAAGTTTTTTCCGGGATTGGGTGGGAGATAAATATGTCTTGGTCGAAATCAATTTCCTTAGATGTTGCTAATAAGCTTTTTAACCTAATTGGGGTTTATTTTGAGCAGAATGAGTTAGAGGGTGGTTATGCCGCCAAACATGAAAATAAGATATTGAGAAGGCCAACGTTAACCGCTTGCTGTATGGCTGTTTTAACTGACTGGGTAACAATAAAGGAGGAATAAATTTATGCTACAACTGGCTCAGATAAATCCAAATTCTTTTAGTCTGGTTTGATTGATACTAGTTTTCAGTCTTATAAATTCGATGAAATTCCAGATTAACTATGGATAACTTGCAAGAATTAATAAACAAAATTCAACCCAACATTGAAATAATTCAAGAATCTGAAACTAAAATCACTTTACAGGGTAATTTCATTTCCAAATCTGGCACTGATGACCTTGAGTATTTTATTAGTTTCAGATTAATCTCAGCTTCTTTTGCTTTCAATAACAAGCTAGAGCGCCGTACTTATCAAAAACCAAAAATAATTACTTGTGAAAATTCCTAATCAGCTTGAATTTAAAGGTAACACGATTGAGGCACACGAGAACCATAAAGGGTTTGAAATAATCGTTACCTATTACCAACCAGATCCCTACGATGTAGGTTCTTATATCTACTACATTAGAAATTCTAGTTTGGAGTTAGTAGTCGATAGCTATAAAGACCGTTCATACGGGGAAGAATCACTGGAAAAAGCATTGAATTTCGCAAGATTCACTATAGAAAATCATTTGATTGAAGATTAACTATAGCTTTTGAGCAAGATATGGAATTTGACTGTAGAGCAATAAGAGATAAAGACAAATGGGGATTAAAGTGACTTACTCAGTTTATATAGAATCTAACTCTGGCACAAAAGCGGATGTGTTAACCAATTTGCCTGATAGAACTGAAGCGTTAGAATCTGCCTTAAAACTGAATCATATTGTCAAGGACGCAGGATACAGAGGCAAGGCTTGTAAAGTTGTTGACCATGATGGGGAAAAATGATGCTTGGAATAATCAAAACTGAGAATTTACATTAGGAGAAAAATATACAATCAAGCGTTTCACCAGAAATTTCAAGCCGCTTTCATAATAACCCATTTCGACTTTCTGGTATTCTTTAGATAGTTGTCAGCATAGCGGAAAGCTGCTGCCTTATCGTGTTTTGCTATATTCAGTGCTTGTAACAATACAGATAAAGGAATTGCCACCTGTGTGAGCTTTTCGGCTAATATTACTGACTCTTCTTCTGTTGCTGCTACTATCGCTTCTAATGGTTCAAATTTTATTTGCTTATTTATACGGTTATCTAGCATTGTAGTATCAGCCATAAATGCACCTTCAAAACTTGTATAATGCAGTTTTACTGAAATGCAGCAGGAATGAATCCGTGTTTGTGCGGGACTTATTAATTAGCTAACTTCATGAATCCGCACAATTGCCGTAGCGAGCGCATTTTGATTAAAAATCTCGTTCGCCATCTTTTTCCAAGATGTCAATTAATTCAAACACTCGCATATTTTCTCCCGTCCAAACTTGATCTAGTAACCGCAAATTTTCAAGAGTTAGGTCGCTCTCTTTCACTATCGATACATTTGCTTTGCCCAGCGCCATCAACAAATCTTCAAATACTACTAAGCCATTAAACTCCAAACCTTGAATCTCGGCTGATGCTAAGGCTGACAATCGCTCACCACAAATCTCAATCATGAACCACTCACAAAAATCTTTTTCCAGCAATGGATGACGACCACTGATCCCTTGCATCAGCCATAGACCATAAATACTGGCTGTTGCATCATCCATTGTGGCTAAACGTTTAGCTGCCACCCTCCTAAGATTCTCAAAAAATCGCACACCTAAAGCTTTTTCTAACATCTGCATTGGCTCTGGTAGTGCATAAGCTACAACAGAAATTTGGCTATTTCCTAGCTGTTTAGAATGATAATTTTCTAAATATTCATTTGCCTCTTTTGATGCCAACATCCTCCCATCTGGGTGTAAGTTGAAATCAACCCCTGGCTTGAAACCTCCTTCAACTAGTTTTTGAGTCATGCTTGTCGATACATCCTTTACGGCTTGTTGATAACTTTCCTTGCCTACGTATTCTTGCAAGAACCAAACAAAATTTACATACTCTACTTGCACGAGAACTTCTTTGAGGATTATTGTCTCATCCTCTAATTGTGCTAAGGTTAATATTTTTTGAATTTCTTGCAGATTTTGACAAGAAATCGCTTCTATCAATTGCTGTTTTAGGAGTTCATTTTGCGAATTCATTTATCTCAATGCTCAACGGCACTTCAGTGCGTTAACTATTGTATAGTGACTAATTAAATTACGTTGAGACAAATTCATGTCATCAAGTTAAGCCTTCCCCACAGGAAGAACCCCCTTATAGAATAAGCTAAAATATTAATCAAAATCAATTCAACTTTTAATGGATAGATTTGCTGCTTGCCAGTCAGATTAGGATGAAATCTTTTTCAACAAGCAGGTCGGAAAACATTATCAAAGTTATTTGTCTAGCTAAAAGAAAAGTTACAAGGTGAACCCATGAGTTAAGATTACAGTAGTCATCTGCATAGAAGCAAAAACTACTATGAGCGATAGAGAAACAGTCCTTGAACTTGTGAAGCGCTTGCCGCCAAATGTGTCTCTGCGTGAGATTGTTAAAGAAATTGAGTTTATCGCGGCTGTAAAAGAGGGTTTAGAAGAGATTGACCAAGGACTTGGAGTGTCAATTGAATCTGTTGAACAGATGATTGAAGCATGGACTACCAAGTAATTCTTTCTCCCAAAGCTGTGGGGGATTTGGAAGCAATTGTCAAGTATATTGCCTTAAGCAATCCTGAAGCTGCAAGGAAATTGGGTCAGCAACTCCTTGAAAAAAGTAGGGAGTTAAGTCAATTTCCATTCATTGGTCAGAAAGTACCTGAGTTTGATGACCATAATATTCGTCAGCTTATTCTTAAACCATATCGTGTTGTCTACAGGGTTGAAGAGGATAAAAAGCGGATCAGTATCGCCAGATTTTGGCATTCGGCACAAGAGAATCTTGAGCTTTAGAGACACACAACTTCCAGTTAAAATAAACTTTCAAATCTTGGCACTAATGTAAAATTTTTAAAAGGAATTGAGAATGGGTGCATAAAGCGATCGCTTTATCTGGTTGTTTATCAGTTAGGTAGTGGAATTATCGAGTTTATGGCTATCGGCACTGCTGTCAAAAAGCTGCCAGGAATTACCACTCACTCCACTACTTTAATACCACAAGCAATTATTTCAGATCGAGACACCTTTGTAAACACTGCTGAAGGTACTCTTATGACCAAATTAGATCAACCCTCATAAACATCCATTTGGCTAGAAAAAATAAAACTCGTCCCAGTTTTTATTCAGTACGAGTTTTATTCAAAATCACCTTCAAAATCAATAGCGTCAAATAGATATCGTTCAATGTTTATGTCTGATTTTTAGGTCATTGACTGAAGAATAGTAAATTGTGTCAATTCACATTTTTGACCTGACATGGGACGCGCTTTAATCTGGTTTTATCCAGTCGTGGTCGCGCAGATAGGATTCAAAGTCGCTTGAGGAAGGAAAGTCACGTTTTAACTGTGCTAAATCCGCTCCGTAGCCGACATTCTCAAACCAGCGATACATAATGGTCACTTCCTCCCCAGCTTGCTGCTCAAACGCTTCAAACGGAATTTGCTGGTATTCGACGGTTTTGCCCAACACGAGGCTGAACGCGGCAGCGATTTCTGGCATGGTCATCTCCACACTGGCGACTTCGATTTCGCGGTTCAAGAACTCGGCGGGGCGATCGAATACCTCAGCGACCATTGCTCCGTAATCTTCTTCAGAAAGTTGCTGCAATTTTGTTTCAGGACTGAGCGATCGCCTGATCGATCTGATTGAGGAAGGCATTGACGCAACAGTGCGGATTGGAATGAGCAGTGATAGCCGTTTAATCATTCACCATCTGGCAACTGCACGCTACATCACTTGTGCCTCACCGCAGTATCTCGCTCAGTATGGCACGCCCACAATACCCACAGAACTTTTGCAGCATCGCTGTGTCAACTTTATCTATCCACAGACTGGGCGAGAGCCTAAATGGAAGTTTGAACAAGATGGAAAAGCGATTGACCTTTGTGTTGAGAGTTATCTGCGATTCGATAATTCAGAAGTCATTTTAGAGGCAGTCATTCAAGGAGCCGGTGTAGTTCAATTTCCTAAATTTATCGCAGCCAAAGCGATCGCGCGTGGAGACCTCCAACCAATTCTTCAATCCTACGCGACCCAAGTTGGATTACCGATCTCCGTGTTGTACCCGCAAAAACGCTATCTCTGTGCTAAAGTTCGCGTCTTTGTTGAGTTTATGACAGAATTGATGGCTGCATTAAAGCGAGTTGATATTGTAGATTGAAAGCTATTTATTTAGAGACAGTAGGTGTTGCAGAAAATCTTCAGCAATTTGTCAAATCAATTCAAAATTACAAAAAGTCCCCAAAGACAAAGCACCGCATCCAATTACCCGCAGTAAAGAAATAGACAGTTGGCTATCCAGGGTAAGCAAAGTTGGAAACAAGAAAAATACGCAACCAATTCCTATTTCAAAAATAGTATTGGCTATTAATAGCATTCGCATTTAGGAAAACGCACTTCAGACTCGCCCATACATTAACATAACTTTATACGCAAAACTCACATCCAGGCGATGCGGCTGCTGTCATTGTTAGAAAAGAGCGATCGCTCACAGCGAATGTCCAGTACTTCACCAAAGTTTACGCCCGTAACCTGAGTGTTCGCTTACCACCTCTCAAGCTTTCAGAACAAAAGTGAGTTTGGGGAACTTGGGGAAGAGATGGAGTTGCCAGAGATACAGTTAATTTCCAGTGGTTGCGTTGAGTTCACCCCTTTTCCCTTTTGCCCTCTTATTTGCACCTTGTGTCACCTTCGATTCTTCTTGCTTGCTGGAGTTAACCATTTTCATCAAGTGCTGATTTAGATAACTTTGCGCTGAGATATACAAACTTTCCCAAATCTCTTGATTGCGGCTGATTTTTGTACCTACTGTATTTCCGGCTGTTTTCTCCGACACCAAATATTTGCGGAAGTAGTTATTCCACAAGTGTTGCAGGAAATCTTCAGCGAATTCGTTAAACGGCAGAATCCATTTATAATCTTTATCTAGAAACACCCGATAGGACGCAATTATCGGTAATGCGAGGTCGGTTGGCGCACCAAACCCGAAAGAGTATTTGCTGTCAGGCAACAATGTAGTTTTACGTATATCTATTGATGCTAGATCGTTACTACCCTTTCTTCTGGGGTTGCTGATATGTTCTTGGATTATTTCGTAGAGTCTTTGCTCTATCCACAGAGCATGAGTCAAGAGAGGCAGTAAGGCGGTTAATCTTTCTCTTTCTGCGTCTGTGATATTACTTGGAAGACTCATCCCTGCTGGGTGTTTGGTTCGTTTATTGCCGTCGGGGTTGTATTTATTTCTGTCGAGGCAGTAAAGGAGCTTGAGCAAATGGGTGACATTGCACTGGGCATTTCTGGGAGCGCCGCTTTGGTTTTGATAATAAGCGATGCGGAATTTTCTATCTTCTTTCTGTTCTAACTGGGCTAAATACTGCTTGATGAATTTGTAATCACCTCTGGCGTTGACTTTAGAGCGAGAATCTACTGGTGTTGTGGTATTTGAAGCTAGGGCTATATCTTTGGCTGATTCTTCACTCAATCCGATGTGGATCGTAACTTTTACTCTGGCTTCGGTTAGGTCATATTTGTAATTTTTCGCTTGCTCAAAAGCTAAAACTGTATGCCCTCCGTTGATAATGCCATCGCTACCGCCCTCCGAGGCTTCTAAAATTTCTAGCTCCAGTTCAGTTTTGTTTTTGACAGGTTTAGCAATATTCGCTGACAGAACGATTCCACTGTGGCGGGAGAAGAATTTTGCAGGTTCGGTGGTCAGTGAGTCGAAGACTTGTCTGTAGGTCGCGCTTTTGCGGTTTGGTTCCCTGATGTTGGGTTCTAGGGGTAGGTCTGTGGGGAACGAATCTACATGGGCAGTGGCGATGATGCAATTGGGGTTGGCTTGAATATAGTTATCTATCTTGATGTTCCAAGTTTTGGGCATACAATATTTGCAATGTCAGGGGAATTTCTATGTTAACCAAAACTAGTATCTGATATCGCGTTTTGAGGTAATGCCAAGTACAGAATTATGTTGCGTCGTCTTGTTCTCTAAAGATTTACTTTATAAATAGTCTCTCAGCAAGCTTTCTAGAGAATAAATTGTAAAAGTTGTTTCGTAACTTTGCTCTTACCTTTAAAAGAGCAAAGTCACGAAAGCGCACTAGTTAATATTCTTGGCATTTCCAGTATGAAATAGGGGAAAATATGAGCAATTGGAGCGCCTGCGTGGAATCGGAGAAAATAATATGTCTAATCCCGGATTTCTCACAAGTGAGAAAAAAACACTTGGGTTAGTCAAATTTTAGATAACTTAATTGATACATTATCAAAATACCTCCAGAGTATGGTAACTTCAAGTAAAAACCGAGCCTGTTTAAGATATATCAAATACATTAAAAGTAAATAGTACTGAAACAACACATTTTTTATAATAAAAATTGACAGGGCAATTCATAGGGTTAAATCAAGTAAAATAACCCAAAAATTCAGCTATTACTTATGAATTAAATTAGGTCATTATTAACCAGGACAAGGTAGTTGAGATAAATACTTATAAACCATTGAAAAAATCTCCTTATAAGGGCAAGCACTACTAATTGCGATTACAACTCGTCGTTTACTAATAGTAATAACTGCCCCTAGCTTCAATAGTTTTGTGCGGATAGTCTCAACAGTTGCATTTTTGAATTCCGTTTTTGCTAAACATTGCTCTCGCAGGGCATTCATTAAAATGTAAGCAATAGATGCAAACCACAAGCGTAATTGATTTCCTTCAAACGTATGGGTACTAGTTCTATCACTATGTAACCCTAGTTTTTGTTCTTTTAGACAATTCTCCATATTGCCTCGTGGACAATATTTCTGAGTATAAAGTCGTCCTGGCGGAATTTTATTAATGGGGAGCGAAGTTACTACAAAGCGTGTATCTACTTCTTCATAGCTATACTCAACTTTGGCGACAACACGACGATTACGGCTCCAGCTATCTAGAGTTTGATAGTTAAGAGAACAATCCCAAACTGAGTTATCAATAAATGCTGCTGCATCATTTTTTAAATCTGGTGATGGAGGAAATAAGCTTTGAAAAAACTCAACTATGGGTTGAATTTTTCCTGAGTATTCCTGAGATGAACGATACTTTATTGATTGAGATAACTGAAGTAAACGATTATTTGGAGCAAGTCCAAATACATAATCAATTTCACTTTGAGATTCACACCAACTCATTATATCGTCTCTCGAATATGCACTATCTCCGCGAATAATAATTTTTACATCTTTCCATTTTGAGCGGATTATTTTTATGACTCGTTGTAATTCTTCTAACCCACCTCCTGCTGGGTCAACATTAGATGCCCGAAGTTTTGCAGCTAGTATTTGTTTCCCACAGAAAATATAAAGTGGAGCATAACAATACCCTCAATAATAAGGGTTAAAAAATGTTTCTTCTTGATTCCCATGAACTAAATTATCGGTAACATCTAAATCTAAAATTATCTGTCGTGGTGGCTTTCGATCCGATTCTATAAATAGCTCAACTAGTAATGTTTCTATCGCTGATGCATCATGTTCAATACGGTGATATCTACTATCTGCTCTTGATGATACATTTTCTGGACAATGCTCAAGCCGATTTAAGGTACTTTTTCCAGCTAAAGTAATTGATTCTTGTCCCGAATTAATAATTTTTCCAACCGCAAGCGAAAATATCGGATCATGACGTAAAGTTTCGTGGTCATTTATATCCTCATAGCCCATGATTAAGCCATATATTCTTTGTGCAATTAAGCTATTAACTGGATGTATAATCTTATTTGGCTCTCGGTAATCTTTGAAACATGTTGCCAGTCGTGATGTTATTTTTCTTTTTCTGTCCAGTTCCGCAATTAGTGTTAGTCCTGCATCCGATGTTACAGGTTCACCCTTGAAATTAACTATAACTGGACATGACTTTACTTGTTCAAATATGAACTGTTCCGGTATACAATCGTTTTTATTTGGGGTCATACAACAAAGCTGCTGGAATTCTTTTGCAATATACATTTTGGCAGTTTTTGACCCCTATTTCTTCAAGCTTTGTGAGAAATCCGGGTATAGTAATTGATGCTGTAGTTTTAACAGACCCAAAATTTGTCAGGGTCTGGTTACATTTAGAAGAATTATTGTGCTTTACGATGGCGTACCTGCCCGTCGGAGGCGATCGCACTCTCGCAAAACGAGTATTTGACCACAAAACCAGTCTGGCTATAGGTTCGGCAAGCTTAACCTTTAATTTTCGGCAATCTTTGACTTTAACTCTTATCAAATAATCGCTTCTTGTATCTAATTTTCAGTTCCGCAAAGGCTTGCTCAATTACATATTCTGGTAATCCCTTAACAGTCAAGCTATCTCAGCAGAGGTGAGGAGACAAACCCTGGTTTTACCTTTTATTTATCCTGTAAGTTTAAACCGTTCTTGTAAAATACAAGCACTCACCATTCCTGTCAGAGTAAAAGTTAGTTGATTGCGTTTACTGTCATCCATTTGGGGCAGTCGATCTAGGAGTGCAATAACTGCTTTTTGGTCGTAGAAAGGTAGTGATTTCATCACCTCGCCTCGCAGAGTATCCTGGAGTAGTTCTTGCAACGGCTGATTGCTTTGCAGAGCAGAAGGTGGAGGAGAATACGAGTGCTTTTTACGATGATAAATCGTGTCTGTCAAGAAAGGGCGTGCCGCTTCTCGCAGCACATATTTTTCGGTCGTACCACGGATTTTGAGTGAAACAGGAAAGTCGCGCACTAGCTCAACCACATGATGGTCAAGAAATGGCAGACGCCCCTCAATCGAATGTGCCATTTCTACACCATCGCCCAGCATTCTCAAAACGTAGTTTGGCAAAACCGTTTTAGACCACAAATAAAGGGATTGATTGACGGGTTCCCGCCCAGTTAG
Protein-coding sequences here:
- a CDS encoding four helix bundle protein; translated protein: MTTNITITDRTKSFAVRIIKACCFLDEASSATRILSKQLLRSGTSIGANVREAQSAQSPKDFINKLEIALKEARETQYWLELLIESELVEKQKFQLLLQEANEIGKILVASTKKLKDK
- a CDS encoding type II toxin-antitoxin system RelE/ParE family toxin, with protein sequence MDYQVILSPKAVGDLEAIVKYIALSNPEAARKLGQQLLEKSRELSQFPFIGQKVPEFDDHNIRQLILKPYRVVYRVEEDKKRISIARFWHSAQENLEL
- a CDS encoding NmrA family NAD(P)-binding protein, with amino-acid sequence MIKRLSLLIPIRTVASMPSSIRSIRRSLSPETKLQQLSEEDYGAMVAEVFDRPAEFLNREIEVASVEMTMPEIAAAFSLVLGKTVEYQQIPFEAFEQQAGEEVTIMYRWFENVGYGADLAQLKRDFPSSSDFESYLRDHDWIKPD
- a CDS encoding substrate binding domain-containing protein, which translates into the protein MSDRLIDLIEEGIDATVRIGMSSDSRLIIHHLATARYITCASPQYLAQYGTPTIPTELLQHRCVNFIYPQTGREPKWKFEQDGKAIDLCVESYLRFDNSEVILEAVIQGAGVVQFPKFIAAKAIARGDLQPILQSYATQVGLPISVLYPQKRYLCAKVRVFVEFMTELMAALKRVDIVD
- a CDS encoding AIPR family protein — encoded protein: MPKTWNIKIDNYIQANPNCIIATAHVDSFPTDLPLEPNIREPNRKSATYRQVFDSLTTEPAKFFSRHSGIVLSANIAKPVKNKTELELEILEASEGGSDGIINGGHTVLAFEQAKNYKYDLTEARVKVTIHIGLSEESAKDIALASNTTTPVDSRSKVNARGDYKFIKQYLAQLEQKEDRKFRIAYYQNQSGAPRNAQCNVTHLLKLLYCLDRNKYNPDGNKRTKHPAGMSLPSNITDAERERLTALLPLLTHALWIEQRLYEIIQEHISNPRRKGSNDLASIDIRKTTLLPDSKYSFGFGAPTDLALPIIASYRVFLDKDYKWILPFNEFAEDFLQHLWNNYFRKYLVSEKTAGNTVGTKISRNQEIWESLYISAQSYLNQHLMKMVNSSKQEESKVTQGANKRAKGKRGELNATTGN